One Ilumatobacter coccineus YM16-304 genomic window, ACATCACCGGGCTGTTCATCGCCATCGGCCACAAGCCCAACACCGATCTGTTCCGCGGCGTGCTCGACATGGACGAGGCGACCGGCTACCTCATCACCAAGCCCGACTCGACGTACACCAACATTCCCGGCGTGTTCGCTTGTGGTGACGTGAAGGACTCGGTGTATCGCCAGGCGATCACCGCCGCCGGCAGCGGTTGCATGGCGGCGATCGACGCCGAACGCTGGCTCGAAGACCAGCACGACTGAACGCGGCGTCTCGGGCTGCCCGGCTGCGAGACTGGCCGCATGATCACGCTGTACTTCGTTCCCACTTGCAGTAAGTCTCGTGGCGCGGCCGCGCTGCTCGACGAACGCGGCGTCGAGCACACGATCCACGACTACGTGAAAGATCCGCTCGACGAGGCGACGCTCGCCGAACTCGTCACGATGGTCGGGGGCGACCCGACCGACATGGTCCGCTCCTCCACCGACGCGTCGACGATCGGCGAGGTCGTCGCTCAGCTGCTGGCCGATCCCGCCGACATGCAACGGCCGATCGGTGTGCGTGACGGCAAGGCGATCATCGCCCGTCCACCCGAGCGCATTCTCGAGCTGCTCGACCACGACTGAGCACCGCCGGCACACCGTAGAGCACGGCGACGAGGCAGTAGAGTGCCCGTCGGGAATGAGCTGGACGACCGCCTGGTTGTACTGGTCTGACCTCCCCGAAAGGAATCAACATGGCAAACGGAATCACCGATCTCTCGACGGCAACGTTCGACGAAGCGGTCAACGGCGCGGGCAAGCCCGTCGTCGTCGACTTCTGGGCCGAATGGTGTGGGCCCTGCAAGAAGATTGCCCCCATCCTCGAAGAGATCGCCGGAGAGCGTGACGACGTCACCATCGCCAAGATCAACGTCGACGACAATCCCGACATCGCGATGAAGTTCAACGTCATGTCGATTCCGACGATGATCGTCTTCAACGAAGGCGAAGTCGCCGGTCGTGTCACCGGTGCGCTCAGCAAGGGCGCCCTTCTCCAGGAGATCGACGGATTTCTCACTTCCCCCTGACCCTCGGTCAACGAGGCGAAGCAATCAGAGACCTACAGCGCCGCCTCGGTGCCGCCGGATTCGCTCCGGACGGTGCCGAGGCGGGCGCTTTTCTCGCGTCCACGGCCGAGTCCGTCACGGCGTTCCAGACCACTCGGGGCCTACGCCCCAGCGGTGAATGCGACGAGCAGACCTGGCTCGCGCTGATCGAGGCCGGCCGCAAGCTCGGTGAACGGCTCCTCATGCTCACCGCGCCGATGCTGCGCGGCGACGACGTCACCGAACTGCAGAACGGGCTGAACCACCTCGGCTTCGACTGCGGCCGCCCCGACGGCATCTTCGGGCCCGCCACGGGCCGCGCGCTCGACGACTTCCAACGCAACTCGGGCCTGCGGGCCGACGGCATCTGTGGGCAACAGACCGTGCGCACGATCCAGCTGGTCAGCCGTCAGAGCGGAACGGGCCCGGGCGTCGCCTCGATTCGTGAAACCGAGGTGTTCCGGGTCCAGGCCAGCATGTCGGCCCAGCGTGTGGTGGTCGGACAGTTCGGCGGGCTCAGCTCGATCGCGCGGTCGGTGCGCCGCGGCCTCCGTGAAGCCGGCGCCAACGTCATGCCGACCGACGAGTACGAGGCCACGGCGCAGGCCGCTGCGGCGAATCGGTTCGGGGCCACGGTGTATCTCGGACTCGAGGCGCTCACCGAGCGAGCGTCCACCGTGTCGTACTTCGCGGTCCCCTCCTTCGAGTCGATCGGTGGGCGGTCGTTGGCGACGCAGATCGTCAATGCGCTCCACGGTGCACTCGACTGCCCTCCGGAGCTGTCGGGGATGCGACTCCCGGTACTCCGTGAAACCCGGATGCCCGCAGTGCTGTGCTCGATGGGCCCGGTGCGTGACGTGATCGGTGCCTCACAGGAGATCACCGACGCATTGATTCGAGCGGTGGTGGCGTGGAGCGACGCACCGTTCATCGTTGCCGACACGGCGTCCGACTGACGTCGAAAACCCCTGCTCAGCCTGGGATCGAGAGGTTATCCACAGGGTTGTGCCCAGGTTGTGTGTTTCCTTCAACGTCATCTTGAAGACACCCTCACGTCATGTGGTGTTCGCCAGGCAAATCGACCGCGAACCGCGCGTAAACTCTGAGTGTACAGGTGTTAACTCTCACCCTCACGCGCGAGGTCGCGCGCGACTCTCACGCGCGAGTCGAGGGCAGCAGCCGCGTGCCTACTGCGTCATCAGTCGATAGATGCGCTCGAGATCCTCGAGATCTGCGAAGTCGATGGCCACCTTGCCGCGCTTTGCACCGAGGTTCACCGACACCCGTGTCTGCAGATGTTCGGCCAGGAGCTCTTCGAGTTCGAGCAGCCCTGGCGGACGGAGCTTGGTCGCCGGGGTGAGCCCAGCGCCGTCGATCGTCGACCCCGAACCATCGGCGTCACTCCCCGAGTCGACGTCGGCCCCGCCATCGGCGTCGGCAGCAGGAGCGACCTCGCCGCGGACCGCTTGCTCGACCGCTCGCACCGACCAACCTTCGCTGACCGCTTGACGAGCCAGTGCTTCTTGCTGTGCCCGGTCGGGGGTGCCGAGCAACGCTCGCGCGTGACCCGCCGAGAGCTGCCCGTCATTGAGCAGTGACTGCACCGCGGGCGGCAGACCCAGCAGACGGATCGTGTTGGTGATCGCTGACCGGCTCTTGCCGACGCGAGTCGAGAGCTGGTCGTGCGTCAGACCGAAATCTTCGAGCAGTTGCTGGTACGCCGCTGCTTCTTCCAACGGGCTCAGATCCTGGCGATGCAGGTTCTCGACCAGGGCCTGCTCGACGGAGCTCAGATCACTCGTCGTGCGAACGATCGCTGGGATCGTGGCCAGACCGGCGCGTTGCGCGGCCCGCCAACGGCGCTCGCCGGCGATCAGCTCGTAGGTGCCTTCTTCGTCGAGCGGGCGAATCAGAATGGGCTGCAAGACGCCCATCTCGGCGATCGACGCCGCCAACTCGACCAGCGCCTCTTCGTCGAAGTGCTCGCGCGGCTGATTCGGGTTCGGACTGACCGATGCCGTGGTGACTTCGAGCAACTGCGCGTCCGAGCCACCACCTTCGGTCGCTTCTTGCGGGATGAGCGAGCTGAGTCCCTTTCCGAGTCCGCTACGTCGCGTCATGGTGCACCTCCTTGGCGGCGTCGCGGTAGGCGAGTGCCCCTCGCGACTTGGAATCGAATGTGTTGATGGGCTGCCCGAACGACGGGGCTTCCGACAGACGGACGGTTCGCGGGATCACGGAGCGCAGCACTTTGTCGCCGAAGTGCTCACGAACTTCGTCGACCACTTGCGCCGCGAGTTTGGTACGAGCGTCGTACATGACGCACAGAATGGTGCTGACCTCGAGATCGGGATTGAGATTGCGCTTGACCAGGTCGACGTTGCGAAGCAACTGACCGAGACCTTCGAGTGCGTAGTACTCACACTGGATCGGGACGAGCACTTCGCGTGCGGCAGCGAGGCCGTTGACGGTCAACAAGCCGAGCGACGGGGGACAGTCGATCAAGACGTAGTCGTAGTCGTCCAACACCGCTTCGATCGCCCGCTTCAACCGCTGCTCGCGACTGAACGCCGGCACCAGCTCGATCTCGGCGCCTGCGAGGTCGAGTGAGGCGGGAGCGACGAACAGATTCTTGACGTCGGTCGGTTCGATGACGTTCTCGAGCGGCTCGTCGTGCATCAGCACGTGATACATGGAGTGTTCCAGCCCGCGATTCTCGATGCCGAGGCCCGTCGAGGCGTTTCCCTGCGGATCGAGGTCGACGAGCAACGTGCGCAGGCCCATCTCTGCCAGGGACGCGCCGAGGTTGACCGTGGTGGTGGTCTTGCCGACGCCGCCCTTCTGGTTCGCGATGGCAATGACTCGAGGCAGCGGGTGGGCCGGGCCTGGTGTAGCGGTGTCGTGGTCTGACACGTGAACTCCCGTCAAGACGCCCCGAGAAATGGGGCAAGGATGAGTCCACGTACTGTGCCTGATCCCGCCTCGCGTTACAAGCATTTCGGGCGGGATTCTGCACTCGCCGACGCCGACCGTCTCAGCAGGATGAGGGCCGTCAGATGTTTCACGTGAAACGACGGTGGAGTGGCGCGGGCTCACCTCGCGCGTGAGGGCGAGGGTTCGCAACGGGTCCAGTGTTCCACGTGAAACATCCGCCCCGAGTCTGTGACCAGGGACGATGCGGCTTCAGCGCCGTTCGAAGACCGCCACACCAGCCCCCGACACCCTGCGATAGACGCCGAGGGCCGCGACCGCATCGGCATCCCACCGGTCGCCATCTGGGGGCTCACTGATGACGACCACACCACCCGGACGGACAAGTTTCACACCCGTCTCCAAGGTGAACATCGGCGGACCGAATCCGCGAGCGACGGCCGCGTCGAAGGTGCCGCCTTCTCGACCGATGAGGGAGTCGGTGTCGCACGCCTCGACCGACACTCGATCACGAAGGCGATACCGGTGCACCATTCGATCGAGGAAGTCGGTCCGCTTCGTACGACGGTCGACCAGGGTCAACGCGAGATCGGGACGTTGCTGCGCGATCACCAGGCCCGGTACACCGCCACCGGATCCGAGATCGACCACCCGCCCACGCACATCGTCCAGTGCGTCGACGAATCCCCCGGCGTGCTCGATGACCTCGGGAATCGGGCGGTCCCCGAGAAATCCCAAGCGCTGACTCAGCGTCAGCGCAGCGGTCAAGTCGTCGAGATCCATGACGATGAGTCTGGCACGCCGGCTCGACATCACCACGCACGACCGCATGTCGACTCACATGCGGCCGAAAACGGCAGCAGCCCGGCCGTGACGGCCGGGCTGCTGGATTCGAACTCCGCCGTGGGCGGATCGCTGGATCAGGCGGGAACGATGACGATGCGACGGTTCGGATCGTCGCCTTCGGAGCGACTGCCGACGCCCTCTTCCTCGTTGAGCGCATCGTGGATGACCTTGCGATCGGCCGACGACATCGGCTCGAGCGAACGCGGTTCGCCCGACTCACGCACCTGACTGGCGACATCGAGTGCGAACCGGGTGAGCGCTTCGCTGCGCCGCACGCGGTAGCCGGCAACGTCGATACGAAGGCGCGTTTCGTGATCACCGAGACGACGCTGGGCCGACACACGGGCCAGATCCTGGATGGCGTTGAGGGTACGACCGCCGGGGCCGACGAGCAGGCCGAGGCCTTCGCCGGTGACGGCAACGTCGAGCTCGGTTCCGTCGATGGTCAGCTCACACGTGGATTCCGCGCCGAACGCCGAGACCAGCCCGTCCATGAATGCGACAGCGGCGTCACCGACTTCCTGCGGCTCCACCGTGGTCTCGTTCTCGTCATTCATTTTGCGCTCCTGGTTGTTGTCTCGGGATCCGTTGTTGCGACGCTGACCGCCCTTGGCGCCACCGCCCTTGCGATTCTTGGGCTGTTCACGCTGCTCGGCAGGTGCGTCTGCAGCTTCGGTGCTGGCGACCTCGTCGTTCGAGGACGTCGAGGGGGTCGACTCGTCGTTCGATCCGTTGTCACGCTTGTCGGCCTTGGGCTTGGAGCGATCGCGTGCCGGCTTGCGGCGACGCTCGTTCTTCTGACGCACCTGCGCCGGCTTGACGCGTGCCCGGACCCGGGCTTCGCCGCGTGTCCGCCCGAACAGTCCCTGTCGCGGTTCTTCGACGACTTCGAACTCCGCCTCGTCTGCGGCGACTCCCAGTTGGTCGAGCGCCGCGTTCTTGGCGTCATCGACCGTCTTTGCCGTGGTTTCCACCCACTCCATCTCGTCTTCCTTCTCTCTGTGATCTCTACTCGAGGTGTGCGCTGACAGGCGTCAGCGCTTCTTCTTGCCCTTGGTGGGGCGAGTTGACTTCGGGCGGGAACCCTTCGGTGGCTTCCCGCGGTTCGACTCGGCCTGCTTGCGCGACGGCGTCGGGCGGCCCTTGCCACCGGCCGCGGTGTCGGCGCTCTTCGCAGTCGGGCGATTCTTCGGCGGCGTGACCCGCTTGCTCTGCGGCACCGGGCGTGCCGGCTTCTTCGGCTTGTCGGCCTTTC contains:
- the trxA gene encoding thioredoxin, with translation MANGITDLSTATFDEAVNGAGKPVVVDFWAEWCGPCKKIAPILEEIAGERDDVTIAKINVDDNPDIAMKFNVMSIPTMIVFNEGEVAGRVTGALSKGALLQEIDGFLTSP
- a CDS encoding arsenate reductase family protein, with amino-acid sequence MITLYFVPTCSKSRGAAALLDERGVEHTIHDYVKDPLDEATLAELVTMVGGDPTDMVRSSTDASTIGEVVAQLLADPADMQRPIGVRDGKAIIARPPERILELLDHD
- a CDS encoding ParB/RepB/Spo0J family partition protein — protein: MTRRSGLGKGLSSLIPQEATEGGGSDAQLLEVTTASVSPNPNQPREHFDEEALVELAASIAEMGVLQPILIRPLDEEGTYELIAGERRWRAAQRAGLATIPAIVRTTSDLSSVEQALVENLHRQDLSPLEEAAAYQQLLEDFGLTHDQLSTRVGKSRSAITNTIRLLGLPPAVQSLLNDGQLSAGHARALLGTPDRAQQEALARQAVSEGWSVRAVEQAVRGEVAPAADADGGADVDSGSDADGSGSTIDGAGLTPATKLRPPGLLELEELLAEHLQTRVSVNLGAKRGKVAIDFADLEDLERIYRLMTQ
- the jag gene encoding RNA-binding cell elongation regulator Jag/EloR; this translates as MEWVETTAKTVDDAKNAALDQLGVAADEAEFEVVEEPRQGLFGRTRGEARVRARVKPAQVRQKNERRRKPARDRSKPKADKRDNGSNDESTPSTSSNDEVASTEAADAPAEQREQPKNRKGGGAKGGQRRNNGSRDNNQERKMNDENETTVEPQEVGDAAVAFMDGLVSAFGAESTCELTIDGTELDVAVTGEGLGLLVGPGGRTLNAIQDLARVSAQRRLGDHETRLRIDVAGYRVRRSEALTRFALDVASQVRESGEPRSLEPMSSADRKVIHDALNEEEGVGSRSEGDDPNRRIVIVPA
- a CDS encoding RsmG family class I SAM-dependent methyltransferase, translated to MDLDDLTAALTLSQRLGFLGDRPIPEVIEHAGGFVDALDDVRGRVVDLGSGGGVPGLVIAQQRPDLALTLVDRRTKRTDFLDRMVHRYRLRDRVSVEACDTDSLIGREGGTFDAAVARGFGPPMFTLETGVKLVRPGGVVVISEPPDGDRWDADAVAALGVYRRVSGAGVAVFERR
- a CDS encoding peptidoglycan-binding protein; its protein translation is MLTAPMLRGDDVTELQNGLNHLGFDCGRPDGIFGPATGRALDDFQRNSGLRADGICGQQTVRTIQLVSRQSGTGPGVASIRETEVFRVQASMSAQRVVVGQFGGLSSIARSVRRGLREAGANVMPTDEYEATAQAAAANRFGATVYLGLEALTERASTVSYFAVPSFESIGGRSLATQIVNALHGALDCPPELSGMRLPVLRETRMPAVLCSMGPVRDVIGASQEITDALIRAVVAWSDAPFIVADTASD
- a CDS encoding ParA family protein, whose product is MLVTRGGIRHSTWTHPCPISRGVLTGVHVSDHDTATPGPAHPLPRVIAIANQKGGVGKTTTTVNLGASLAEMGLRTLLVDLDPQGNASTGLGIENRGLEHSMYHVLMHDEPLENVIEPTDVKNLFVAPASLDLAGAEIELVPAFSREQRLKRAIEAVLDDYDYVLIDCPPSLGLLTVNGLAAAREVLVPIQCEYYALEGLGQLLRNVDLVKRNLNPDLEVSTILCVMYDARTKLAAQVVDEVREHFGDKVLRSVIPRTVRLSEAPSFGQPINTFDSKSRGALAYRDAAKEVHHDAT